The following coding sequences lie in one Maribacter forsetii DSM 18668 genomic window:
- a CDS encoding urocanate hydratase, which translates to MDFKSEIQQGIPTELPPKKERSSAVSHAPNRKQILSKEEKQLAIRNALRYFPADWHAVLAPEFAEELKTYGRIYMYRFQPSYKMYARAISAYPAQTSHAAAIMLMIQNNLDPAVAQHPQELITYGGNGAVFQNWAQYLLTMQYLSEMTNEQTLHIYSGHPMGMFPSSKEAPRVVVTNGMMIPNYSKQDDWDKYNALGVTQYGQMTAGSYMYIGPQGIVHGTAITVMNAFRKVLSADENPNGKIFLTAGLGGMSGAQPKAGNIAGCITICAEVNPLAAKKRHEQGWVDELIEDLDVLVARTKEATSKNEIVSLAFIGNVVDVWERFFKEDIFIHLGSDQTSLHNPWAGGYYPAGLTFEESNEMMNQDPDAFKTKVQESLRRHAEAINQHTARGTYFFDYGNAFLLEASRSGADVMAENKIDFKYPSYVQDILGPMCFDYGFGPFRWVCSSGKIEDLQKTDAIALRVLKEIKKIAPPEIQQQLSDNIKWISEAEQNRLVVGSKARILYADAEGRAKIALAFNEAIENGELSAPVILGRDHHDVSGTDSPYRETSNIYDGSRFTADMAIHNVIGDSFRGATWVSIHNGGGVGWGEVTNGGFGMVLDGSNDAARKLKNMLFYDVNNGIARRSWARNKEAMFALQREMERTKTLKVTVPTLVDEKHIENLF; encoded by the coding sequence ATGGATTTTAAGTCAGAAATACAACAAGGGATACCTACTGAATTACCTCCAAAAAAGGAGCGTTCTTCAGCGGTTAGTCACGCCCCAAACCGAAAGCAGATATTATCTAAAGAAGAAAAACAATTGGCGATTAGAAATGCCTTGCGTTATTTTCCGGCGGACTGGCATGCGGTATTAGCTCCTGAATTTGCTGAAGAATTAAAGACCTATGGCAGAATTTACATGTATCGTTTTCAACCCTCTTATAAGATGTATGCCCGTGCTATTTCAGCATATCCGGCACAAACTAGTCACGCTGCAGCCATCATGCTCATGATTCAGAATAATCTGGACCCTGCCGTTGCACAACATCCGCAAGAACTTATTACCTATGGTGGTAACGGAGCCGTTTTCCAAAATTGGGCGCAGTACCTATTGACCATGCAGTATTTATCTGAAATGACGAACGAACAAACCTTACATATCTATTCCGGCCATCCTATGGGAATGTTTCCGTCATCTAAAGAAGCTCCTAGGGTTGTGGTCACAAACGGAATGATGATTCCGAATTACTCCAAACAAGACGATTGGGACAAATACAATGCACTAGGTGTCACCCAATACGGACAAATGACTGCGGGTTCGTATATGTACATTGGTCCTCAAGGTATCGTTCACGGCACTGCCATTACTGTAATGAATGCTTTTAGAAAAGTGTTAAGCGCAGATGAAAATCCCAATGGAAAAATATTCTTAACTGCGGGATTAGGCGGAATGAGCGGTGCACAACCAAAAGCCGGTAACATTGCCGGATGCATCACCATTTGTGCAGAAGTGAATCCGCTTGCAGCAAAAAAGAGGCATGAACAAGGTTGGGTAGATGAATTGATTGAAGATTTAGATGTTTTAGTAGCAAGAACAAAGGAAGCGACCTCTAAAAATGAAATCGTTTCACTGGCGTTCATTGGCAATGTGGTCGATGTATGGGAACGTTTTTTTAAAGAGGACATATTCATTCACCTTGGTTCAGACCAAACTTCTTTGCATAATCCGTGGGCAGGTGGTTATTATCCAGCAGGATTGACTTTTGAAGAATCTAATGAAATGATGAATCAGGATCCTGATGCGTTTAAAACAAAAGTGCAAGAATCGCTACGTAGACATGCAGAAGCCATCAATCAGCATACAGCAAGAGGCACCTATTTCTTTGATTATGGCAACGCCTTTTTGTTAGAAGCTTCAAGATCCGGTGCCGATGTAATGGCAGAGAACAAAATAGATTTTAAGTATCCGTCTTACGTTCAAGATATATTGGGACCCATGTGTTTCGACTATGGATTTGGGCCATTTCGTTGGGTATGCTCTTCTGGAAAAATAGAAGATTTACAAAAAACCGATGCCATTGCATTACGTGTATTAAAAGAAATAAAAAAGATTGCACCCCCAGAAATTCAACAGCAACTATCAGACAATATCAAATGGATATCCGAAGCTGAGCAAAACCGTTTAGTGGTTGGTTCCAAAGCACGAATTTTATATGCCGATGCCGAAGGAAGGGCAAAAATAGCCTTGGCTTTTAACGAAGCAATTGAAAATGGAGAATTAAGTGCCCCTGTAATTTTAGGTCGGGACCACCATGATGTTAGTGGCACAGATTCGCCATACAGAGAAACTAGCAATATTTATGACGGTAGCAGGTTTACCGCAGACATGGCCATACATAATGTGATTGGCGATAGTTTTAGAGGAGCAACTTGGGTTTCTATACATAATGGCGGCGGAGTTGGTTGGGGTGAAGTCACCAATGGCGGATTCGGAATGGTATTAGACGGATCTAACGATGCAGCACGTAAATTAAAAAATATGCTTTTCTACGATGTAAACAACGGAATAGCCAGACGTAGTTGGGCTAGAAACAAAGAGGCGATGTTTGCTTTACAACGTGAAATGGAAAGAACGAAAACCCTAAAGGTTACGGTACCAACATTAGTTGATGAAAAACATATAGAAAATTTATTCTAA
- the hutI gene encoding imidazolonepropionase produces MTKRTLIGPFKQIIPMTGMALKGAIADHELDVIIEGGIVIENKVILATGNFDDLKSEYPQADIQLLKGNHVCLPGFVDAHTHICFGGSRAKDYAMRNAGKSYLEIANSGGGIWDTVTETRKASTEELTKNTIKRANRHLKNGTTTLEVKSGYGLTVDEELKMLRAIKEANKQALPELISTCLAAHMLPKDFEGTEKEYLKLISEKLFPVLKEENLTHRMDAFIEQSAFSADDIQAYFSKASDMNFDITVHADQFSTSGSKVAVNHNALSADHLEASTDSEIALLSNSDTIAVALPGASIGLGCDFTPARKLLDAGAAVAIASDHNPGSAPMGDLLTQASILGTFEKLTNAEVLAGITFRAAAALKLEDRGKLEAGLLADLAVFHSDKYQDILYNQGNLKPCMIWKNGELVFDRHKAP; encoded by the coding sequence ATGACAAAAAGAACACTTATAGGTCCGTTTAAACAAATCATTCCTATGACCGGCATGGCATTGAAAGGTGCAATTGCCGACCATGAGCTTGATGTTATTATTGAAGGCGGAATTGTTATAGAAAACAAGGTAATACTAGCCACAGGAAATTTTGATGACTTGAAATCAGAATATCCTCAAGCAGACATCCAATTATTAAAAGGAAATCATGTTTGTCTTCCAGGCTTTGTAGATGCCCATACCCATATTTGCTTTGGTGGCTCGCGCGCCAAAGATTACGCCATGAGAAATGCCGGTAAATCATATCTGGAAATTGCAAATTCCGGTGGTGGTATTTGGGATACCGTTACCGAAACCCGAAAGGCGAGTACTGAAGAATTGACCAAAAACACCATTAAAAGAGCCAATCGGCATTTAAAAAATGGCACCACTACACTAGAGGTTAAAAGTGGATACGGATTAACAGTAGATGAAGAATTGAAAATGCTTCGCGCAATTAAAGAAGCGAACAAGCAAGCATTACCAGAATTGATTTCTACGTGCCTTGCAGCGCATATGTTACCAAAAGATTTTGAGGGAACAGAAAAGGAGTATCTAAAACTAATAAGTGAGAAGTTGTTCCCTGTTCTTAAAGAAGAAAACCTCACCCATAGAATGGATGCTTTTATTGAACAAAGCGCTTTTTCTGCCGATGATATTCAGGCGTATTTCTCAAAAGCTAGCGACATGAATTTTGATATTACCGTACATGCAGATCAATTCTCAACAAGCGGAAGCAAAGTTGCCGTAAATCATAATGCTCTTAGCGCAGACCATCTAGAAGCTAGTACAGATTCAGAAATTGCACTTTTATCAAACAGTGATACCATTGCCGTAGCATTACCTGGAGCCTCTATAGGGTTAGGATGCGATTTTACACCCGCACGTAAATTATTGGATGCCGGTGCAGCAGTTGCCATTGCTAGTGACCACAACCCTGGCTCTGCACCAATGGGCGATTTACTGACCCAAGCCAGTATTCTGGGAACATTCGAAAAACTGACCAATGCCGAGGTCTTGGCAGGAATCACATTTAGAGCAGCGGCAGCTTTAAAACTAGAAGATCGCGGCAAATTGGAAGCGGGACTTTTAGCTGACCTGGCGGTATTTCATTCAGACAAATACCAAGATATTCTATACAACCAAGGAAATCTAAAACCATGTATGATTTGGAAAAATGGTGAGTTGGTTTTTGATAGACATAAAGCCCCCTAG
- the hutH gene encoding histidine ammonia-lyase, whose amino-acid sequence MSKQAFKLGEDWLTTGTAMQIVNHEYTITLSKATEHKINESWKIVQNIVEKGLPVYGINTGFGPLCTTKISKSETNILQTNILQSHSVGIGEPIAKDIAKLMLILKAQSLAKGYSGIALNTLRRIIWHIENDAIPVVPSQGSVGASGDLAPLSHLFLPLIGLGKVEYKNETITTETLFKKTGLNPIELGPKEGLALINGTQFIAAHAVKVVAQLHSILAQADVIGAMMIEGLQGSVKPFYNELHALRPFKGNVHVAKRVKKLLKGSEIMEAHVDCEKVQDPYSIRCIPQVHGASRTAWLHLKELLEVELNSVTDNPVIIDEELTISGGNFHGQPLAMALDYACLAASEIGNISDRRIYLSLEGNSPGVPKLLMNDTGINSGYMILQYTTAALASENKGLCFPSSADSIPTSLGQEDHVSMGSIGGRKALQVISNVEKILAIELLTAAQAFEFRKPLKSGIYLDEVHNAVREQVAFASKDRVFADDIEKGLAMIKDQTILKVIDRVQAEHNISLKTKHSEEFENY is encoded by the coding sequence ATGAGCAAACAGGCATTTAAATTAGGCGAAGATTGGCTTACTACAGGTACAGCAATGCAAATTGTAAACCATGAATATACTATTACACTTTCTAAAGCTACAGAACATAAAATAAACGAGAGCTGGAAAATTGTACAGAACATTGTAGAAAAAGGTCTTCCTGTGTATGGTATCAATACCGGATTTGGACCATTATGCACAACGAAAATATCAAAATCGGAAACCAATATTTTACAGACCAATATACTTCAAAGCCATAGTGTAGGTATTGGCGAACCTATAGCAAAAGATATTGCTAAATTAATGTTGATCCTTAAAGCACAATCTCTTGCAAAAGGATATTCCGGTATAGCATTGAACACCCTTAGGCGTATTATATGGCATATAGAGAACGATGCTATTCCAGTAGTTCCTTCTCAAGGATCTGTGGGCGCTTCGGGAGATTTGGCGCCATTATCCCACCTGTTCTTACCACTAATTGGTTTAGGTAAGGTAGAATACAAGAATGAAACGATAACTACTGAAACCCTTTTCAAAAAAACAGGATTGAATCCAATTGAATTGGGACCAAAAGAAGGGCTGGCATTGATAAACGGCACACAATTTATAGCTGCACATGCCGTAAAAGTGGTAGCACAATTACATTCTATTTTAGCTCAGGCAGATGTTATTGGTGCTATGATGATAGAAGGTTTACAGGGTTCAGTTAAACCATTTTATAACGAGCTTCATGCACTTCGTCCTTTTAAAGGTAATGTGCATGTGGCAAAACGAGTAAAGAAATTATTAAAGGGCTCTGAAATTATGGAAGCCCATGTAGATTGCGAAAAAGTTCAAGACCCCTACTCCATCCGTTGTATTCCGCAAGTTCATGGAGCTTCAAGAACAGCTTGGTTACATTTAAAAGAATTATTAGAAGTAGAGTTAAACTCGGTTACTGACAATCCCGTAATTATAGATGAAGAATTGACCATTAGTGGTGGTAATTTTCACGGTCAACCTTTAGCCATGGCATTGGATTATGCGTGTTTGGCTGCATCGGAAATCGGTAATATTTCAGACCGGCGTATTTATTTATCGTTAGAAGGAAACAGTCCTGGTGTACCCAAATTACTTATGAACGACACCGGCATCAATTCCGGATATATGATTTTACAATACACCACCGCAGCATTGGCAAGTGAGAATAAGGGACTTTGCTTTCCATCAAGCGCAGATAGTATTCCTACTTCCCTTGGGCAAGAAGATCATGTGAGTATGGGCTCTATTGGTGGCAGAAAAGCATTGCAAGTCATAAGCAATGTAGAGAAAATATTAGCTATTGAGTTGTTAACAGCAGCACAAGCATTTGAATTTAGAAAACCCCTAAAGTCCGGCATTTATTTAGATGAAGTACATAATGCAGTACGTGAGCAAGTAGCTTTTGCAAGTAAAGACCGGGTATTTGCAGACGATATTGAAAAAGGTCTTGCTATGATAAAAGATCAGACCATACTTAAAGTTATAGACCGTGTACAAGCAGAACATAACATATCTTTAAAGACAAAACACTCAGAAGAGTTCGAAAACTACTAA
- a CDS encoding LysR family transcriptional regulator gives MSNQIELRHLTYFLAVAQELHFRKAAEKLFISQPGLSRQVKQMEEILETQLFERNKKKVALTPAGHYLKKEVEYILNHLEKVERQLKLVGDGNSGELRIGFLGSAMQQVIPKLLLQIKDVYPKVKTSLEELSNIAQVDAVLNDQLDMGFVRVSRVPSTLEMKTVFTDTFSLVLPERYPMLTREFDGMERFAKEDFILFSQAYSPLYYDTIMSICKDAGFVPKVSHKSVHAHTIFKLVENHMGIAIVPTSLQNGFQMKVKFVELNDIPQRAELSVIWKKEHTNPVLKNCMELLLKDKF, from the coding sequence ATGAGTAATCAAATAGAATTGCGCCACCTTACCTATTTCCTAGCGGTAGCGCAAGAATTGCACTTTAGAAAGGCTGCGGAAAAACTGTTTATCTCCCAACCGGGACTCAGTAGGCAGGTGAAGCAGATGGAAGAGATTTTAGAGACCCAATTATTTGAAAGAAACAAGAAGAAAGTGGCGCTTACACCTGCTGGTCACTATTTAAAAAAGGAGGTTGAATATATCTTAAATCATCTTGAAAAAGTAGAGCGGCAATTAAAATTGGTGGGCGATGGTAATAGTGGCGAATTACGAATTGGCTTTTTAGGTTCTGCCATGCAACAGGTGATTCCTAAGTTATTATTACAGATAAAAGATGTCTACCCCAAAGTGAAAACATCTTTAGAAGAATTGTCAAATATTGCTCAAGTAGATGCCGTTTTAAATGATCAGTTAGATATGGGTTTTGTACGGGTATCTAGAGTACCCAGTACATTAGAAATGAAAACCGTTTTCACCGATACCTTTTCTTTGGTTTTACCAGAAAGGTACCCTATGCTGACCAGGGAATTTGACGGTATGGAAAGATTTGCCAAAGAAGATTTTATATTATTTAGTCAGGCATATAGTCCTTTATACTACGATACCATTATGAGTATTTGTAAAGATGCGGGCTTTGTACCTAAAGTCTCGCACAAATCGGTTCATGCACATACCATTTTTAAGCTGGTAGAAAATCACATGGGTATTGCAATTGTACCTACTTCTTTGCAAAACGGATTTCAAATGAAGGTGAAGTTTGTGGAGTTAAATGATATTCCCCAACGAGCAGAACTATCGGTGATATGGAAAAAGGAACATACCAACCCTGTACTTAAGAATTGTATGGAGTTGCTTTTAAAAGACAAGTTTTAA